A genomic region of Plasmodium malariae genome assembly, chromosome: 14 contains the following coding sequences:
- the ClpQ gene encoding ATP-dependent protease subunit ClpQ, putative, producing the protein MFTRCLSNIIRTQRPVAKTVLRSYFSDSGKLIIPRHGTTILCVRKNNEVCLIGDGMVSQGTMIVKGNAKKIRRLKDNILMGFAGATADCFTLLDKFETKIDEYPNQLLRSCVELAKLWRTDRYLRHLEAVLIVADKDVLLEVTGNGDVLEPSGNVLGTGSGGPYAIAAARALYDVENLSAKDIAFKAMNIAADMCCHTNNNFICETL; encoded by the exons atgtttaCCAGATGCTTATCAAATATAATTAGAACACAAAGACCAGTAGCCAAAACTGTACTA aggAGCTATTTTTCCGACAGTGGGAAGCTAATAATTCCTCGTCACGGAACTACGATATTATGCGTACGCAAAAATAATGAAGTG TGTTTAATTGGTGACGGCATGGTTTCTCAAGGGACAATG ATAGTTAAAGggaatgcaaaaaaaataaggcgTTTAAAGGACAACATTTTAATGGGTTTTGCTGGGGCCACAGCAGACTGCTTTACCTTGTTAGATAAGTTTGAGACAAAAATTGATGAATACccaa ATCAACTGCTGAGGAGCTGCGTCGAATTAGCTAAATTATGGCGTACAGACAGATACCTTCGACATTTAGAGGCGGTGTTAATAGTAGCGGATAAAGATGTCCTATTAGAAGTAACGGGAAATGGTGATGTTTTAGAACCATCAGGAAATGTATTGGGTACTGGGTCAGGTGGACCTTATGCCATAGCAGCTGCAAGAGCATTATATGACGTCGAAAATTTATCAGCCAAAGATATAGCTTTTAAGGCTATGAATATTGCTGCTGATATGTGCTGTCATaccaataataattttatatgcgAAACGTTGTGA
- the PmUG01_14064500 gene encoding vacuolar transporter chaperone, putative, translating into MKFSKKLYERAHPKYREHYIAYKELKKLIKLITGKDTSTYTIKEVTTNFGSIRALSGTEYKSTESRFQDILNAELDKINTFTLNIIKDWFKECTEIKNFVETKKEELSLLDIENVQNKLIELGNTLIFLENYKNINFIGFRKITKKFDKHSDKNVSSFFYISVVIKSFFMNYDVNFLVCILSICYKYYRIAVSTAGNLDRKASSADRKVLSADGSNKSNNEVKHKDKSLGGHTHSGTNEMGEGVHVRISENDMDPICRRSSFKNGEAHIEGETPIEEEALIEVDNNNTKIKNIKYIVKLQHLTSVKVEIAKKFTIKYYDLEEDKFFPSVKNFIEIIYSTKIRNYLVTIYFDDHTLSTYHNFVNRNISDVHQKHIRIRSYNYVNYLDAEKEAKKTVLQKFNIYEPSHDRCEKYVFLKDVPSDNLEVECVKDLLNKYREEDANHYYAEAEGKKKNSTNTDRPMTNGKKEEEGGEEKKKKNITKRKEKISIDPIKMDETIEGYTYYTNDEQNGITYFISEIEKKKFRSIVKSKLNRLYFGDEHLTGYIDENICYWAHNDKKGIHKNSESDDDLMEKEDTVGIEDHSSGVEELNEQAALYTIPSKDQVYEENRRSINKNNIIASRKENKKYSYFDYAVIDISTKEHMNRDFIYQLNNLSVLREIWGYSSFLQGVSLLFPGSTSTFPHWRIYTYTDFMKSDSFDNKTGKKQKDEKGKKRKKKKEKGGEKEGGEKEGGEKEGEEKEGEEKEGENLMGREDNNDDDHEDDDDTDNKHNNGGNVPNDSDISLSGNINNYAEQMKQKSYKVKDEQRKSITYTGASARIAHESEVFFRNEIEKNRPSVHHADFHLNCVNESDGNYIGRGYNLPNCGSNSNRGNSNNLKNNDGKRNSYCSRDRYEQRYSNTPRNFTMTKGPMEKENNLYEPLLDSMDDDLNFVKIKSSSGRIISFFKSLFLKKKDKTFEMKKPKNSVVRVEPKTFFANERTLLQWLNTSVLLSTISITLLNFSNSYGFVSGIIMAPVAIFFILYSFHIYLKRAEALIHKEPINYTDKVGPGVLVITLTFALSTVVLLNIYSRLKDEV; encoded by the exons atgaagtTTAGCAAAAAGTTATATGAAAGAGCCCACCCAAAATATAGGGAACATTACATTGCGTATAAGGAGTTGAAAAAActgataaaattaataacag GTAAGGATACGTCGACATACACGATCAAGGAAGTCACAACAAATTTCGGAAGCATAAGAGCACTGAGCGGAACCGAGTACAAATCAACGGAATCTCGGTTCCAAGATATTCTAAATGCTGAGCTAGACAAAATTAACACATTCACTTTGAATATTATTAAGGACTGGTTTAAGGAGTGTacagaaattaaaaattttgtagaaacaaaaaaggagGAGTTGTCGTTGTTGGATATTGAGAATGTACAAAACAAACTTATTGAGTTAGGAAAtactttaatatttcttgaaaattacaaaaatataaattttatcgGATTTCGTAAAATTACGAAAAAGTTTGATAAGCATAGTGATAAGAATGTTAGCTCGTTCTTTTACATAAGCGTTGTAATAAAAAgcttttttatgaattatgaTGTGAACTTTTTGGTCTGTATTTTGTCCATATGCTACAAATATTACAGGATTGCGGTAAGTACAGCTGGAAATTTGGATAGAAAAGCGAGCAGCGCTGATAGAAAAGTGCTAAGTGCAGATGGGAGTAATAAAAGCAATAATGAAGTCAAACATAAAGACAAATCCTTAGGAGGACATACGCATTCGGGTACAAACGAAATGGGAGAAGGTGTACACGTGAGGATAAGTGAGAATGATATGGATCCTATATGCCGCCGTAGTTCCTTTAAAAATGGAGAAGCACATATTGAGGGGGAAACTCCTATCGAGGAGGAAGCACTTATTGAAGTGGACAACAACAACACAAAGattaaaaacataaagtACATTGTGAAGCTACAACACTTAACATCGGTAAAAGTCGAAATTGCTAAAAAGTTTACCATTAAGTATTATGATCTCGAAgaagataaattttttccaagtgttaaaaattttatagaaataatatactCGACTAAGATACGAAATTATCTTGttactatttattttgatGATCATACATTAAGCACatatcataattttgttaatcgAAACATATCAGATGTTCATCAAAAGCACATTAGAATACGCTCTTACAATTATGTGAACTATTTAGATGCagaaaaagaagcaaaaaaaacagttcttcaaaaatttaatatatatgaacccAGTCATGATAGATGTGAAAAGTACGTATTCTTAAAAGATGTACCCTCTGATAATTTAGAAGTAGAGTGTGTAAAGGATTTGCTAAACAAATATAGAGAAGAAGATGCAAATCATTATTACGCAGAAGCAGagggaaagaaaaagaatagtACCAATACAGATAGACCCATGACGAATGGAAAGAAGGAGGAAGAGGGTggagaggaaaaaaaaaaaaaaaatataacgaaaagaaaggaaaaaatttcCATTGATCCAATTAAAATGGATGAGACTATCGAAGGGTACACATACTATACGAACGATGAACAAAATGGCATTACATATTTCATCAgtgaaatagaaaaaaaaaaatttagaagcATTGTAAAAAGTAAGCTAAATAGATTATATTTTGGGGATGAACACCTTACAGGATATATTGACGAGAATATATGTTACTGGGCTCACAATGATAAAAAAggtattcataaaaatagtGAAAGTGATGATGATTTGATGGAAAAAGAGGATACAGTGGGAATAGAAGATCATTCTAGTGGCGTGGAGGAATTGAATGAACAAGCAGCATTATATACTATACCTAGTAAAGATCAAGTGTATGAAGAAAATAGAAGaagcataaataaaaataacatcaTTGCAAGtcgaaaagaaaataaaaagtattccTACTTTGATTATGCCGTTATTGACATTAGTACAAAGGAACATATGAATAGAGATTTTATTTATCAGTTAAATAACTTAAGTGTATTAAGAGAAATATGGGGTTACTCCTCTTTTCTTCAAGGGGTTTCTCTACTCTTCCCTGGTAGTACATCCACATTTCCCCATTGGAggatttatacatatactgaTTTTATGAAATCTGACAGCTTTGATAATAAAACAGGGAAGAAGCAAAAAGACGAAAAAgggaagaaaagaaagaagaaaaaagaaaaaggaggAGAAAAAGAAGGAGGAGAAAAAGAAGGAGGAGAAAAAGAaggagaagaaaaagaaggaGAAGAAAAGGAAGGAGAAAACCTCATGGGCAGAGaagataataatgatgacGACCATGAGGATGATGACGATACCGATAACAAACACAATAACGGTGGTAATGTCCCAAACGACAGTGATATCAGTCTAAGTGGTAACATCAACAATTACGCAGAACAAATGAAACAGAAGAGTTACAAAGTTAAAGATgaacaaagaaaaagtatTACATACACAGGAGCTTCTGCGCGGATTGCGCATGAAAGTGAGGTATTCTTCAGGaatgaaatagaaaaaaataggcCTTCTGTCCATCATGCAGATTTTCATCTTAACTGTGTTAATGAGAGTGACGGTAACTACATTGGTAGGGGGTACAACCTTCCAAATTGTGGTAGTAACAGCAATAGGGGAAATTCTAACaatcttaaaaataatgatggAAAACGGAATAGTTACTGTAGCCGTGACAGATACGAGCAACGCTATTCAAATACACCAAGAAATTTTACCATGACTAAGGGGCCCatggaaaaggaaaacaatTTGTATGAACCACTTCTAGACTCAATGGATGATGATTTAAATtttgtgaaaataaaatctTCATCCGGGAgaatcatttctttttttaaaagtctatttttaaaaaaaaaagataaaacttttgaaatgaaaaaacccAAAAATTCAGTTGTTCGAGTGGAACCCAAAACCTTTTTTGCCAATGAAAGAACATTACTACAATGGCTAAATACTAGTGTACTATTATCTACTATTTCTATTACTcttcttaatttttcaaacTCCTATGGATTTGTTTCTGGAATTATTATGGCACCTgtagcaattttttttattctttattcttttcacATCTATTTAAAAAGGGCAGAGGCATTAATCCATAAAGAACCCATTAATTACACAGACAAAGTTGGACCTGGTGTTTTAGTCATTACTCTAACGTTTGCGCTCTCAACAGTTGtccttttaaatatttacagtCGATTGAAGGATGAAGtgtaa
- the TLAP1 gene encoding thioredoxin-like associated protein 1, putative encodes MLNEREYTHNEKIPEEGVETKHGKKFVMQNCGLYMNKVKNAGVVCNRIMELNINSRKKISNIKSDSSQMKDVLNHVDHKTLEVFPAKKSLISYSTYDNQQKYFETKLVPDLQGKMSICVGRKGGSATVNINIDEYDLEKTYHTWKKIMGKSAPHIKSNLENDRFLTVSENADRSDKLPIVKNRNPPYANPDGPFEKERVNLPKQARDNLDRTLTPLAICEQKISLKKKNCIHKDSSILLAPHGDIIPDEIKGVRRTNFPWINSNRIKKILNYNYEEKMEQTMEERSKIGDTISQNWLASQNKNSTLHDMYNVHEVNNVNNVNDVNNVNDVNEVNNVNEVNNVNEVNNVNEVNNVNDVNEVNNVNYVNEVNNVNNANNSNNSNNSNNANYANYANYANYANNNNINNINNNTKNANEFQDIQANKKNAEGGEYKRGGAYEEINYNISNPDPHGKKYEQNASSNFYNTDYMPLNNTLVGRGQQYDNLDKYKPDINYSNMYNNVTQQNYIHPNFECGQNFENKQDLNSLHNKKTSHFGSPAKNVNSVNKLYFMNEDPCNGARGHHNEENLCCNSCNTYAYNSLYDQKGKSNEQYISYRAPSLTEIP; translated from the coding sequence ATGCTTAACGAGAGAGAATACACACACAATGAAAAAATACCAGAAGAAGGAGTAGAAACTAAACATGggaaaaaatttgttatgCAGAACTGTGGACTTTATATGaacaaagtaaaaaatgCAGGAGTTGTGTGTAACAGAATTAtggaattaaatataaattcaagaaaaaaaatatcaaatataaaaagtgaTAGTTCACAAATGAAGGATGTTTTAAATCACGTAGATCATAAAACTTTAGAAGTTTTTCCAGCAAAAAAATCACTTATTTCTTATTCGACTTATGATAatcaacaaaaatattttgaaacaAAATTAGTTCCAGACCTGCAAGGTAAAATGAGTATATGTGTAGGCAGAAAAGGTGGAAGTGCAactgttaatattaatattgatGAATATGATTTAGAAAAAACATATCATacatggaaaaaaattatgggGAAATCTGCTCCACATATTAAATCAAATTTAGAAAATGATCGATTTTTAACTGTATCTGAAAATGCAGATAGAAGTGATAAATTACCAATTGTGAAAAATCGAAATCCACCATACGCAAATCCTGATGGTCCttttgaaaaagaaagagtAAATTTACCTAAACAAGCAAGGGATAATTTAGACAGAACATTAACACCTCTAGCTATTtgtgaacaaaaaatttctttaaaaaaaaaaaattgcatacACAAAGATTCTTCTATTTTGTTGGCACCTCATGGAGATATAATACCAGACGAAATTAAAGGAGTAAGAAGAACAAACTTTCCATGGATTAACTCAAATaggataaaaaagatattgaattataattatgaagaaaaaatggaacaaaCAATGGAAGAAAGATCCAAAATAGGGGATACTATATCGCAAAATTGGTTAGCTAgccaaaataaaaattccaCCTTACATGATATGTACAACGTTCATGAGgttaataatgttaataatgttaatgatgttaataatgttaatGATGTTAATGAGGTTAATAATGTTAATGAGGTTAATAATGTTAATGAGGTTAATAATGTTAATGAGGTTAATAATGTTAATGATGTTAATGAGgttaataatgttaattatgttaatgaggttaataatgttaataatgCTAATAACTCTAATAACTCTAATAACTCTAATAACGCTAATTACGCTAATTACGCTAATTACGCTAATTATgctaataacaataatatcaATAATATCAATAATAACACTAAGAACGCTAACGAATTTCAGGATATTCAGgcaaataagaaaaatgctGAGGGGGGTGAATACAAACGAGGAGGAGCATATGAAGAAATTAATTACAATATTTCCAACCCTGATCCACatggaaaaaaatacgaaCAAAATGCTTCTTCTAACTTTTACAATACTGACTATATGCCACTAAATAATACTTTAGTAGGTAGAGGACAACAATATGACAATcttgataaatataaacctgatataaattattcgaatatgtataataatgttaCTCAACAGAATTATATACACCCAAATTTTGAATGCGGACAAAATTTTGAGAACAAGCAGGATTTAAATTCCctacataataaaaagacCTCTCATTTTGGGAGCCCTGCCAAAAATGTAAACAGTGTAAACaaactttattttatgaatgaGGATCCTTGTAATGGAGCAAGAGGTCATCACAATGAAGAAAACTTGTGTTGCAATAGTTGTaacacatatgcatataattcACTATATGACCAAAAGGGGAAATCCAATGAGCAGTATATTTCTTACAGAGCCCCATCACTGACTGAAATACCTTAA
- the SPM2 gene encoding subpellicular microtubule protein 2, putative yields the protein MEYSNYAGLSSERLDCLRNLDIRKRSVYSGSTFSCANNIYEILHNCPSEEKKKKKNIKDENLLGHDCIYPPKNMNYAGLQSAIKNDIDIRNRRIKNDIHSHDGILKDIIQNNVKENELNSSKCFFSDKGYVLTPKKCLARHVDDSEIDKYFSTKYAVTDKSSGRTEIMVERKPGCSNIIVQNFSEFDAYATYKKQDARKNRRDSFVHTKMGIVPKDGSSISDKNCKARGMFTELHRSDNIAPDNYWLCPTIESEEKKKKKY from the exons ATGGAATATTCTAACTATGCTGGATTAAGTTCTGAACGTCTGGACTGTTTGAGAAATTTGGATATAAGAAAAAGGTCTGTGTATAGTGGATCTACTTTTTCGTGTGCTAATAAcatttatgaaattttacataattgcccaagtgaagaaaaaaaaaaaaaaaaaaatattaaagatgAAAATTTGCTTGGACATGATTGTATATATCCCCccaaaaatatgaattatgcTGGACTCCAGTCTGCTATTAAAAATGACATAGATATACGAAACAGACGAATTAAAAATGACATACACAGTCATGATGgcattttaaaagatattatacaaaataatgtaaaagaaaatgaGTTAAATAGTTCAAAGTGTTTTTTCTCTGATAAGGGATATGTATTGACACCTAAAAAATGCTTAGCTAGGCATGTTGATGATAGTGAAATagacaaatatttttctacGAAATATGCTGTAACTGATAAATCTAGTGGACGAACAGAAATTATGGTTGAGAGAAAACCTGGATGTTCCAATATTATCGTTCAGAACTTTTCAGAGTTTGATGCATATGCaacttataaaaaacaagatgccagaaaaaatagaagggATTCGTTCGTTCATACTAAAATG ggCATTGTGCCAAAAGATGGATCATCCATAAGCGATAAAAACTGTAAAGCTCGAGGTATGTTTACTGAACTGCACAGGAGTGACAATATAGCTCCAGACAATTACTGGTTATGCCCAACTATTGAAAgcgaggaaaaaaaaaaaaaaaagtattaa
- the PmUG01_14064900 gene encoding sun-family protein, putative: MNSTRLRHIENALNNFNFISPLDIYMRLYFKSNNIKNKDKPYISEHVYNIIKNNTLLAYLSSPISLYTNIIKTYFSSDRWKYEMNNEKIPAHVRYSFPKELYDQLINCYGEKRSITLMSILNEKAPVFLRVNSNKISRNELYKTLISRGISVEKCVNSPHGLLLTKNEILKNIHEYKKGYFEIQDEASQIVSSKIPVQPGDKVLDYCAGSGGKTLAFSIFMENTGKIYLHDIRDKMLSQAKIRLRRAGIQNYILLNSNHILLKKLFGYMDVVIVDVPCTGTGALRRNPEMKYKFTNDKLYKYVDLQRQIFEKALLYLKKNGKIVYITCSILDAENVHQAKYFCQKHNLYLSEPPFHSLPQSKSMDGFFMAVFERKE, translated from the exons atgaatagtACACGACTGCGTCACATTGAAAATGCattaaacaattttaattttatatctcCTTTGGACATTTATATgcgtttatattttaaaagcaaCAACATAAAGAACAAAGATAAACCATATATTTCAGAACATgtttacaatataataaagaacAATACTCTCTTAGCTTATTTATCCTCCCCCATTTCGCtatatactaatataattaaaacgtACTTTTCATCGGACAG ATGGAAATACGAAATGAACAACGAAAAAATACCTGCACATGTAAGGTACTCTTTCCcaaaagaattatatgaCCAGTTAATAAATTGTTATGGTGAAAAGAGAAGTATTACTTTGATGtctattttaaatgaaaaggcACCAGTTTTTTTAAGAGTGAACAGTAACAAAATATCAAGAAATGAGTTGTATAAAACTTTAATAAGTAGAGGAATATCAGTTGAAAAATGTGTGAATTCCCCACATGGACtgttattaacaaaaaacgaaatactgaaaaatattcatgaatataaaaaagggtATTTTGAAATTCAAGATGAAGCAAGCCAAATAGTTAGTTCGAAAATACCAGTACAACCTGGTGATAAAGTACTTGATTATTGTGCAGGATCAGGTGGAAAAACATTagctttttccatttttatggaaaatacaggtaaaatatatttacatgatATACGAGATAAGATGTTATCACAAGCAAAAATTCGCCTAAGAAGAGCTGGAATTCagaattatattcttttaaattctaatcatattttattaaaaaaattatttggtTATATGGATGTAGTAATTGTTGATGTGCCCTGTACAGGTACAGGTGCCTTAAGAAGAAACCcagaaatgaaatataaatttacaaatgataaattatataaatatgtagaTTTACAAAGACAGATTTTTGAAAAAGCATTGCtttatcttaaaaaaaatgggaaaattgtatatattacatgtaGTATATTAGATGCTGAGAATGTTCATCAagctaaatatttttgtcaaaagcataatttatatttatctgaGCCACCATTTCATTCCTTACCTCAATCAAAATCAATGGATGGCTTCTTTATGGCAGTTTTTGAAAGAAAGGAATGA
- the PmUG01_14064800 gene encoding WD repeat-containing protein, putative gives MEHNKILLVYENNEILLVNLDNERCENRFEEKSIKDDEKKICMLKNGNFLILNANKKIISLYKLSTKNSSICTRYVRVHLNVLKLTKNEKIIFGGDKTGNVYIWSAITGLLINSFQAHFGIIKDILIDQTVNVIYTYSDDNIIHVYNLPDLFRKKNKIKPMLFYQHNINSSIKQIISVSPNCYDTYYTLISLTSNGEITIWGLKSKEAMHVLKTNTENCTYVCTNDPFNTHIYLCKGNKIYRIPFAKIGNYGEHKENNCSNVRNKCDMRLTEYSDYVQIKKGRKKEEKKEEAKEEEKEENKKEEDISTNDAPPRDPSSNFDQKTILKKDSSNELRLNLKNCTVFIGHKNDVIKCYVNDKKQIMISLAKDGIKLWDIYNCYAIKNLKYGENIANFYIPTFICSSYLIDFPNLLVEYEDDIKINIMKEVNHNISQTPCIPFLNQDENILINMATMFAGHQI, from the coding sequence ATggaacataataaaatattgctTGTTTATGAGAATAACGAAATACTTCTCGTTAACTTAGATAACGAAAGGTGTGAAAACAGATTTGAGGAGAAATCTATAAAAGATGacgaaaagaaaatatgtatGCTTAAAAACggaaattttcttattttaaatgcaaacaagaaaattatatcCTTATATAAGTTATCTACAAAAAATAGTTCAATTTGTACGAGATATGTACGTGTGCATTTAAATGTActtaaattaacaaaaaatgaaaaaataatttttggaGGTGACAAAACAGgaaatgtgtacatatggTCAGCTATTACAggattattaataaattcatttcAAGCACATTTTGGTattattaaagatatattaattgATCAAACagtaaatgttatatatacatatagtgatgacaatattatacatgtgtataatTTACCTGACttgtttagaaaaaaaaataaaataaaaccgATGCTGTTTTATCAACACAATATAAATTCAagtataaaacaaattatttctGTAAGTCCAAATTGTTACGATACCTATTACACTTTAATATCTTTAACAAGTAATGGAGAGATAACTATTTGGGGGTTAAAATCAAAAGAAGCTATGCATGTTTTAAAAACGAACACAGAAAATTGcacatacgtatgtacaaATGACCCATTcaatacacacatatatttatgtaaaggaaataaaatatatcgtATACCATTTGCTAAGATCGGCAATTATGGGGAACATAAGGAGAACAATTGCAGCAATGTACGAAACAAATGTGATATGCGGCTTACTGAATATAGCGattatgtacaaataaaaaagggaagaaagaaggaagaaaaaaaggaggaagcaaaggaggaagaaaaagaagagaataaaaaagaagaggatATTTCTACAAATGATGCTCCTCCAAGGGATCCTTCTTCAAATTTTGACCAAAAaaccattttaaaaaaggatagTTCGAATGAATTGCGcttgaatttaaaaaattgtacagTATTTATAGGTCATAAAAATGATGTTATCAAATGCTATGTTAAcgataaaaaacaaataatgatATCTTTAGCTAAAGatggaataaaattatgggatatatataattgttatgctataaaaaatttgaaatatgGTGAGAATATAgctaatttttatataccaACATTTATATGTTCTTCGTATTTAATAGACTTTCCAAATTTGCTTGTTGAATATGAGGAtgacataaaaataaatattatgaaagaGGTGAATCATAATATTTCTCAAACACCttgtattccttttttaaatcaaGATGAAAATATCTTAATTAACATGGCAACTATGTTTGCAGGGCATCAAATTTGA